From the genome of Triticum aestivum cultivar Chinese Spring chromosome 3B, IWGSC CS RefSeq v2.1, whole genome shotgun sequence, one region includes:
- the LOC123069553 gene encoding phospholipase A1 PLIP2, chloroplastic, protein MDALRFLGGVRPAAPPQPPLAPPPAQRQQQQTRAAMPRLWPRGERRGAGASGEVRGDEAGTRPDAEERRQGNQQTRAALPRLWPRGERPGAGASGEVRGEEAGTRPDAEERRQGNWVLQMLRVQPRWADQADAEAAGGGGGRGGQEDEAPDVPGAERCASCGGGDEEEEGCAVGADEGDGEVFDRASFSRLLRKVSIQDAKEYSRMSYLCNIAYMIPKIQPKCLRRYSLQFVTTSVQEKDRANPDRKQEQSTEKGESPDKTPRFVKNAALGSKEEGGNGPAINPFGAYQVMSSAASYLHSRAMGINPFGSRTKGKNDPTTIMAIVSGENGEGLTLDEASFVATTNSVTSMVAAKEETRQAVADDLNSSRSCPSEWFICDDDQGSTRYFVVQGSETIASWQANLLFEPVKFEGLDVLVHRGIYEAAKGMYHQMLPYVRSHLRNYGKSAELRFTGHSLGGSLALLVNLMLLMRGEAPAASLLPVITFGAPCIMCGGDHLLRKLGLPKSHVQSITMHRDIVPRVFSCNYPDHVANILKLANGNFRSHPCLTNQKLLYAPMGEVLILQPDKRLSPHHHLLPQDSGIYYLGDSAGISLKLLQSAVSAFFNSPHPLEILKDGGAYGPKGTVYRDHDVNSYLRSVRGVVRKEVRRLREAERERWQLLLWWPLAVHGVLATGIGGWGRYGELADAVARGGKEAARQAQQHARLLALFLLPVKLLVLGALLAVRLR, encoded by the exons ATGGACGCGCTGAGGTTTCTGGGCGGCGTccggcccgccgcgccgccgcagcccccgctggcgccgccgccagcgcagcggcagcagcagcagacgcGCGCCGCCATGCCGCGCCTGTGGCCGCGCGGCGAGAGGCGGGGCGCCGGCGCGAGCGGAGAGGTTCGCGGCGATGAGGCGGGGACGAGGCCCGACGCGGAGGAGCGGAGGCAGGGCAATCAGCAGACGCGCGCCGCCTTGCCGCGCCTGTGGCCGCGCGGCGAGAGGCCGGGCGCCGGCGCGAGCGGAGAGGTCCGCGGCGAGGAGGCGGGGACGAGGCCCGACGCGGAGGAGCGGAGGCAGGGCAACTGGGTGTTGCAGATGCTGCGGGTGCAACCGAGGTGGGCGGATCAGGCGGACGCCGAggcggccggcggtggcgggggacGCGGAGGGCAGGAAGACGAGGCACCGGACGTGCCCGGGGCCGAGAGATGCGCGTCGTGCGGCggcggggacgaggaggaggaaggctgCGCCGTCGGGGCGGACGAGGGCGACGGCGAGGTGTTCGACCGCGCGTCCTTCTCGAGGCTCCTTCGGAAGGTGTCCATCCAGGACGCCAAGGAGTACTCCAGGATGTCCTACCTCTGCAACATCGCCTACATGATCCCCAAAATTCAG CCAAAATGTCTCCGCCGGTACAGTTTACAGTTTGTGACAACATCAGTGCAAGAGAAGGACAGAGCTAATCCTGATAGGAAGCAGGAGCAGAGCACTGAGAAAGGTGAATCTCCAGATAAAACACCTCGATTTGTCAAGAATGCTGCGCTggggagcaaggaggaaggaggaaACGGCCCGGCGATAAACCCTTTTGGTGCTTACCAAGTCATGTCATCTGCTGCCTCATATTTGCATTCCCGGGCCATGGGCATCAATCCCTTTGGTTCCAGGACTAAGGGTAAGAATGATCCAACAACCATCATGGCCATTGTGAGTGGTGAGAACGGTGAAGGTTTAACCTTGGACGAAGCCTCATTTGTGGCCACAACAAATTCAGTAACTTCCATGGTTGCTGCCAAGGAAGAAACAAGACAAGCTGTTGCAGATGATCTGAATTCTTCAAGATCTTGTCCCTCTGAATGGTTTATTTGCGATGATGATCAAGGTAGCACAAGATACTTCGTAGTTCAG GGCTCGGAGACGATCGCTTCTTGGCAGGCCAACCTACTATTTGAACCAGTCAAGTTTGAG GGACTCGACGTACTTGTTCACAGGGGAATATATGAAGCTGCCAAAGGGATGTATCACCAAATGCTGCCGTATGTCAGATCACACTTGAGAAATTATGGTAAATCCGCAGAATTGCGATTCACTGGCCATTCTCTTGGTGGGAGTTTGGCTTTGCTTGTGAATCTAATGCTACTGATGAGAGGAGAGGCACCTGCTGCATCATTGTTGCCTGTTATAACATTCGGTGCCCCATGCATCATGTGTGGCGGTGACCACTTACTCCGTAAACTCGGGCTACCGAAGAGTCATGTGCAATCAATCACAATGCATCGGGATATTGTTCCTCGAGTATTTTCGTGCAATTATCCTGACCATGTCGCCAACATTCTGAAGCTCGCCAATGGAAATTTCCGCAGTCACCCATGCCTTACAAACCAG AAACTCTTGTATGCCCCAATGGGGGAAGTCCTCATCTTGCAGCCGGACAAGAGGCTCTCCCCGCACCACCACCTTCTCCCACAGGACAGTGGCATCTACTACCTGGGCGATTCAGCAGGCATCTCCCTGAAACTGCTCCAATCGGCCGTGTCGGCGTTCTTCAACTCCCCGCACCCGTTGGAGATCCTCAAGGACGGCGGCGCCTACGGCCCCAAGGGCACGGTGTACCGCGACCACGACGTGAACTCGTACCTGCGGTCGGTCCGCGGCGTGGTGCGCAAGGAGGTGCGGCGCCTCCGGGAGGCGGAGCGGGAGCGGTGGCAGCTCCTCCTGTGGTGGCCGCTGGCCGTGCACGGCGTGCTGGCCACCGGCATTGGCGGGTGGGGCAGGTACGGCGAGCTCGCGGACGCGGTGGCGCGGGGAGGGaaggaggcggcgaggcaggccCAGCAGCACGCCCGGCTGCTGGCGCTGTTCCTGCTGCCGGTGAAGCTGCTCGTGCTCGGGGCTCTCCTGGCCGTTAGACTGAGGTGa